The following are encoded together in the Microcaecilia unicolor chromosome 12, aMicUni1.1, whole genome shotgun sequence genome:
- the SLC45A3 gene encoding solute carrier family 45 member 3 isoform X1: MPQKASGQVPLRSRRAQLLLVNSFTCGLEVCLAVGTTYVPPLLLKAGVEETFMTMVLGIGPVLGLLFVPLIGSASDQWRSRYGRRRPFIWLLCLGVLLGLVIIPHAGRLSAFFSRGFGSMNIAFLIFGICVLDFCGQACFTPLEALISDLFQDVDNCRHAFSMYSFTVSLGGCIGYLLPAINWKQTVLASYVGGQEECLFSLLLLIFLCCTVVTLFVKEEVLVPPVELRDERALKDLPRPLSVRCCCFSGHPLRLLFWASRIVLALRNFCSLFSRLYSLCCHVPKVIRRLFVAKLCSWMALMTFLLFYTDFVGEGLYHGLPMAQPGTEARRRYDEGVRMGSLGLFLQCAVSILFSTIMDRLVTEFGTRAVYLASVGLFPLAACIMCFSRSIVIVTMSAALTGVTFSALQILPYTLATLYHHEKQTFLPKYKDVKEREEVPKETKPAFLKGHLSSANGHREPLFSPLPAPQASDPSLCRASPCEVSMKITGGSELKHPPANRGICLDLAILDSAFLLSQVVPSLLMGAIVHFTQSVTAYMASAAGLGVVAIYSATKVIFDKSDMAKS; this comes from the exons ATGCCTCAGAAGGCCTCGGGTCAGGTGCCCCTCCGGAGCCGCCGAGCCCAGCTGCTGCTGGTGAACTCTTTCACCTGTGGCCTGGAGGTCTGCTTGGCAGTGGGCACGACCTATGtaccccccctccttctgaaggCAGGTGTGGAAGAAACCTTCATGACCATGGTTTTAG GTATTGGGCCTGTCCTTGGTCTTCTCTTTGTTCCGCTGATCGGTTCTGCTAGTGATCAATGGCGAAGCCGCTACGGCCGACGACGGCCCTTCATCTGGCTCCTCTGCCTGGGGGTCCTGCTGGGCCTCGTCATAATCCCACACGCCGGCCGCCTGTCTGCGTTTTTCAGCCGCGGCTTTGGCAGCATGAACATCGCCTTTCTCATCTTTGGAATCTGCGTGCTGGATTTCTGTGGCCAGGCCTGCTTCACTCCTCTCGAGGCCTTGATCTCCGACCTCTTCCAGGACGTTGACAACTGCCGGCATGCCTTCTCCATGTACTCCTTCACGGTCAGTCTGGGTGGCTGCATTGGCTACCTACTTCCAGCTATTAATTGGAAACAGACTGTTTTGGCAAGTTATGTTGGCGGTCAGGAGGAATGCCTCTTCAGCCTGCTGCTACTCATCTTCCTCTGCTGCACTGTGGTCACCTTGTTTGTGAAGGAGGAGGTGCTGGTGCCCCCAGTGGAGCTCCGGGACGAGCGAGCGCTGAAGGACTTGCCCCGGCCTTTGTCTGTCAGATGCTGCTGCTTCTCTGGCCACCCCTTGCGGCTGCTTTTCTGGGCTTCCCGCATTGTACTGGCACTAAGGAATTTCTGCTCCCTCTTCTCTCGGTTATATAGCCTCTGCTGCCATGTGCCCAAGGTCATTCGGCGCCTCTTCGTGGCCAAACTCTGTAGCTGGATGGCACTCATGACGTTTTTGTTGTTTTACACGGattttgtgggggaggggctgtATCATGGGTTGCCCATGGCCCAACCAGGGACAGAGGCCAGACGGCGGTATGATGAAG gtGTCCGCATGGGCAGTCTGGGACTCTTCCTGCAGTGTGCAGTTTCTATCCTGTTCTCCACCATCATGGACAGGCTGGTGACAGAGTTTGGGACCCGGGCTGTGTACCTGGCCAGCGTGGGGCTCTTTCCACTGGCAGCCTGCATCATGTGCTTCTCTCGTAGCATCGTCATCGTCACCATGTCAGCAGCACTGACGGGTGTGACCTTCTCTGCACTTCAGATACTTCCCTACACCCTGGCAACATTGTATCACCATGAGAAACAG ACCTTTTTACCTAAATACAAAGAcgtgaaagagagagaagaagttCCAAAGGAAACCAAGCCAGCTTTCCTGAAAGGACACCTTTCCAGCGCCAATGGACACAGAGAGCCCCTCTTCTCCCCACTGCCTGCTCCTCAAGCCTCGGATCCCTCCCTGTGCCGGGCCTCCCCTTGTGAGGTTTCTATGAAGATTACAGGAGGCTCGGAGCTGAAGCACCCACCAGCAAACAGGGGCATTTGTCTGGACCTCGCCATTCTGGACAGTGCCTTTCTTCTTTCGCAGGTGGTCCCTTCTCTTCTCATGGGTGCCATCGTTCATTTTACGCAGTCAGTGACCGCCTACATGGCCTCTGCTGCTGGGCTTGGGGTGGTGGCCATCTACTCTGCAACCAAGGTGATTTTTGATAAAAGCGACATGGCCAAGTCCTGA
- the SLC45A3 gene encoding solute carrier family 45 member 3 isoform X2 has product MPQKASGQVPLRSRRAQLLLVNSFTCGLEVCLAVGTTYVPPLLLKAGIGPVLGLLFVPLIGSASDQWRSRYGRRRPFIWLLCLGVLLGLVIIPHAGRLSAFFSRGFGSMNIAFLIFGICVLDFCGQACFTPLEALISDLFQDVDNCRHAFSMYSFTVSLGGCIGYLLPAINWKQTVLASYVGGQEECLFSLLLLIFLCCTVVTLFVKEEVLVPPVELRDERALKDLPRPLSVRCCCFSGHPLRLLFWASRIVLALRNFCSLFSRLYSLCCHVPKVIRRLFVAKLCSWMALMTFLLFYTDFVGEGLYHGLPMAQPGTEARRRYDEGVRMGSLGLFLQCAVSILFSTIMDRLVTEFGTRAVYLASVGLFPLAACIMCFSRSIVIVTMSAALTGVTFSALQILPYTLATLYHHEKQTFLPKYKDVKEREEVPKETKPAFLKGHLSSANGHREPLFSPLPAPQASDPSLCRASPCEVSMKITGGSELKHPPANRGICLDLAILDSAFLLSQVVPSLLMGAIVHFTQSVTAYMASAAGLGVVAIYSATKVIFDKSDMAKS; this is encoded by the exons ATGCCTCAGAAGGCCTCGGGTCAGGTGCCCCTCCGGAGCCGCCGAGCCCAGCTGCTGCTGGTGAACTCTTTCACCTGTGGCCTGGAGGTCTGCTTGGCAGTGGGCACGACCTATGtaccccccctccttctgaaggCAG GTATTGGGCCTGTCCTTGGTCTTCTCTTTGTTCCGCTGATCGGTTCTGCTAGTGATCAATGGCGAAGCCGCTACGGCCGACGACGGCCCTTCATCTGGCTCCTCTGCCTGGGGGTCCTGCTGGGCCTCGTCATAATCCCACACGCCGGCCGCCTGTCTGCGTTTTTCAGCCGCGGCTTTGGCAGCATGAACATCGCCTTTCTCATCTTTGGAATCTGCGTGCTGGATTTCTGTGGCCAGGCCTGCTTCACTCCTCTCGAGGCCTTGATCTCCGACCTCTTCCAGGACGTTGACAACTGCCGGCATGCCTTCTCCATGTACTCCTTCACGGTCAGTCTGGGTGGCTGCATTGGCTACCTACTTCCAGCTATTAATTGGAAACAGACTGTTTTGGCAAGTTATGTTGGCGGTCAGGAGGAATGCCTCTTCAGCCTGCTGCTACTCATCTTCCTCTGCTGCACTGTGGTCACCTTGTTTGTGAAGGAGGAGGTGCTGGTGCCCCCAGTGGAGCTCCGGGACGAGCGAGCGCTGAAGGACTTGCCCCGGCCTTTGTCTGTCAGATGCTGCTGCTTCTCTGGCCACCCCTTGCGGCTGCTTTTCTGGGCTTCCCGCATTGTACTGGCACTAAGGAATTTCTGCTCCCTCTTCTCTCGGTTATATAGCCTCTGCTGCCATGTGCCCAAGGTCATTCGGCGCCTCTTCGTGGCCAAACTCTGTAGCTGGATGGCACTCATGACGTTTTTGTTGTTTTACACGGattttgtgggggaggggctgtATCATGGGTTGCCCATGGCCCAACCAGGGACAGAGGCCAGACGGCGGTATGATGAAG gtGTCCGCATGGGCAGTCTGGGACTCTTCCTGCAGTGTGCAGTTTCTATCCTGTTCTCCACCATCATGGACAGGCTGGTGACAGAGTTTGGGACCCGGGCTGTGTACCTGGCCAGCGTGGGGCTCTTTCCACTGGCAGCCTGCATCATGTGCTTCTCTCGTAGCATCGTCATCGTCACCATGTCAGCAGCACTGACGGGTGTGACCTTCTCTGCACTTCAGATACTTCCCTACACCCTGGCAACATTGTATCACCATGAGAAACAG ACCTTTTTACCTAAATACAAAGAcgtgaaagagagagaagaagttCCAAAGGAAACCAAGCCAGCTTTCCTGAAAGGACACCTTTCCAGCGCCAATGGACACAGAGAGCCCCTCTTCTCCCCACTGCCTGCTCCTCAAGCCTCGGATCCCTCCCTGTGCCGGGCCTCCCCTTGTGAGGTTTCTATGAAGATTACAGGAGGCTCGGAGCTGAAGCACCCACCAGCAAACAGGGGCATTTGTCTGGACCTCGCCATTCTGGACAGTGCCTTTCTTCTTTCGCAGGTGGTCCCTTCTCTTCTCATGGGTGCCATCGTTCATTTTACGCAGTCAGTGACCGCCTACATGGCCTCTGCTGCTGGGCTTGGGGTGGTGGCCATCTACTCTGCAACCAAGGTGATTTTTGATAAAAGCGACATGGCCAAGTCCTGA